From Cytophagales bacterium, the proteins below share one genomic window:
- a CDS encoding histidine kinase encodes MKKISVLFFFLSQFGFAQTIQVEALLARADSLKNRDEQVVNLILDQVLGYAQETDNTPLRNKVLLKKVESLILFNHFQQADSILTLIEVDQNIGLGYIDYLMAKGQILAKKKEGDKALELFYDILEINNQQNINHKVAEIYLEIANVLRGNNDLENCTKFFRSSMNKAREDGNTPLRVKACTQLCKVYNGWITLDLDSSVYYGEKAISIAREANDEYSYANAISILAAPLIRSGQTERGLQMSKEALSYADKYNFSLQNRYYLISNQAFAFNDLKQYDSALFYMEKAGELRASSIDFPRLKFRILKAQGNFEEALAALEEYQKLYAETVKSRHQTNLSTIQSRYETNSKEQELAAMAQEAKAKDERLQQQQFLLSGTILMLVLLSGVIVLLVRQRKLNKKQLLTTIELEEARKRLDIEKQYRASELKAIRSQMNPHFVFNALNSIQEYIMTNEKNLAGKYLGKFADLMRVYLDHSQVKEVSIEEEITAMRLYLDLEKMRFEDKLEFNFSIDDQLDLEAKIPSLMGQPYVENAIKHGLLHRKDNRRLIISFSVNQKNELIYSIEDNGIGREESTKINKVRAMGHRSFATNATRSRLELLNEERERPIIENIIDLKSDNEALGTRIVLNIPLN; translated from the coding sequence ATGAAAAAGATTTCAGTCCTGTTTTTCTTCCTTTCCCAATTTGGATTTGCTCAGACAATACAGGTTGAGGCCTTATTGGCCAGGGCTGATTCCCTCAAAAATCGCGATGAGCAGGTGGTCAATTTGATCTTGGACCAAGTGCTGGGTTATGCCCAAGAAACTGATAATACCCCCCTTCGAAATAAGGTACTTCTCAAAAAAGTCGAATCTCTCATCCTTTTCAATCACTTCCAACAAGCCGATAGCATTTTAACACTGATCGAAGTTGACCAAAACATTGGATTGGGGTACATCGATTACCTCATGGCCAAAGGCCAGATATTGGCCAAAAAGAAAGAAGGTGATAAAGCCCTGGAATTATTCTACGACATATTAGAGATCAACAACCAACAGAACATCAACCATAAAGTAGCTGAAATCTACCTTGAGATCGCCAATGTATTGCGCGGTAACAATGACCTTGAGAACTGCACAAAATTCTTTCGTTCGAGTATGAATAAGGCACGTGAGGATGGTAACACCCCTTTACGGGTAAAAGCCTGTACACAATTGTGTAAAGTCTACAACGGATGGATCACACTGGACCTGGATTCGTCAGTCTATTATGGTGAAAAAGCCATTTCCATTGCGAGAGAAGCCAACGACGAATACAGCTATGCCAATGCCATCTCTATACTTGCAGCACCACTCATCAGGTCAGGTCAAACCGAAAGAGGATTACAGATGTCGAAAGAAGCCCTTAGCTATGCCGATAAATACAATTTCTCTTTGCAAAACAGGTACTACCTGATTTCTAATCAAGCATTTGCTTTCAACGACTTGAAACAATATGATTCGGCTCTGTTTTACATGGAAAAAGCTGGAGAACTCCGAGCCAGCAGCATTGATTTTCCAAGACTTAAATTTAGGATATTAAAAGCACAAGGCAATTTTGAAGAAGCACTGGCCGCTTTGGAAGAGTACCAAAAGCTATATGCAGAAACGGTGAAAAGCAGGCATCAGACAAATTTATCTACCATTCAATCCCGCTATGAGACCAACTCAAAGGAACAAGAATTAGCGGCCATGGCACAAGAAGCAAAAGCTAAGGATGAACGACTTCAACAGCAACAATTTCTACTAAGTGGAACGATTCTGATGTTGGTCCTGCTTTCGGGAGTGATCGTATTACTGGTTCGCCAACGGAAGTTGAACAAAAAACAACTACTGACAACCATTGAGTTGGAAGAAGCCAGGAAAAGACTGGACATTGAAAAGCAATATAGGGCCTCCGAGTTGAAGGCGATCCGCTCTCAAATGAATCCTCATTTTGTATTCAATGCGCTCAATTCCATACAGGAATACATCATGACCAATGAGAAAAATCTAGCAGGCAAATACCTGGGTAAATTCGCCGACCTTATGCGAGTGTATCTCGACCATAGCCAGGTGAAAGAAGTGAGCATTGAAGAGGAGATCACTGCCATGCGGCTGTACCTTGATCTGGAAAAGATGAGGTTTGAAGACAAATTGGAATTCAACTTTTCCATTGATGACCAACTTGATCTGGAGGCAAAAATACCATCGTTAATGGGGCAACCTTATGTAGAAAATGCAATCAAACATGGGCTATTGCATAGAAAAGACAACCGGCGCCTGATCATCAGTTTTTCTGTCAATCAAAAGAATGAGCTCATCTATAGTATTGAAGACAATGGAATAGGCCGTGAAGAATCAACCAAAATCAACAAAGTCCGGGCGATGGGGCACCGATCTTTCGCCACAAATGCTACACGTAGCAGGCTCGAATTACTGAATGAGGAGCGAGAACGTCCAATCATCGAAAACATCATCGATCTGAAATCAGATAATGAAGCTTTGGGCACCAGGATCGTATTGAACATTCCATTGAATTAA
- a CDS encoding sugar porter family MFS transporter, which yields MSNQSSNRQSIFIAAVVSLGGFLFGFDASVISGVIGFVTPQMDLNDIEVGWLVSSPSVAAMFAMLIAGTISDYIGRKKVLIIAALLYSISALFSAIAPSYEILIGARMIGGIGFGAALVLAPMYIAEIAPPERRGVLVSIQQFNIVIGFSVSYFSNYAMLNAVGDVFTEFNVWRWMLGIEFLPAIFYFIAMFFVPRSPRWLLSKGKEAEAEQVLERVFGKENGLVEKEQILKNLHETEASRPQGLSNFGILTKRLQELFSPKLRIVLTVALVIGIIQQVTGVNAIYFYAPSIFEQSGVGTNAAFAQAVLLGVINVIFTVVAMGTIDRFGRKPLLLVGLAGVILSMGITAYGFGKATYTLSEEAGRSMNITAPQITAIYGQTFDSDVKFKRVLKEGLGNVRYAELEAQLIQQSISVNSKLVLFGILLFVASFATSLGPVMWVLLSEIFPNSIRGVAIAVIGFVNSLSSTLVQFFFKWELANLGNAITFLIFGVFGLIGFLIMWRMLPETKGKTLEQLEEELLQ from the coding sequence ATGTCCAATCAATCGAGTAACCGACAATCCATTTTCATTGCAGCGGTCGTTTCATTAGGGGGGTTCCTTTTTGGATTCGATGCTTCTGTGATTTCCGGAGTGATTGGTTTTGTCACACCTCAAATGGACCTCAACGACATAGAAGTAGGTTGGTTGGTGAGCTCTCCGAGCGTCGCAGCCATGTTTGCAATGCTTATTGCCGGGACGATTAGTGATTATATAGGAAGAAAAAAGGTCCTCATCATCGCAGCACTATTGTATTCTATTTCTGCACTTTTCTCGGCCATTGCGCCCAGTTACGAAATCCTTATTGGTGCCAGAATGATCGGAGGAATCGGATTTGGTGCGGCGTTGGTCCTGGCGCCAATGTACATCGCGGAGATCGCTCCTCCTGAGCGACGGGGTGTGCTTGTATCTATCCAGCAGTTCAACATTGTGATCGGCTTTTCAGTGTCCTATTTTTCAAATTATGCCATGCTCAATGCGGTTGGGGATGTGTTTACGGAATTTAACGTATGGCGATGGATGCTGGGGATTGAATTTCTGCCGGCCATTTTTTATTTCATCGCCATGTTTTTTGTGCCCAGAAGCCCCAGGTGGTTATTAAGTAAGGGCAAAGAGGCAGAAGCTGAACAAGTGTTGGAACGGGTCTTTGGGAAGGAAAATGGTCTGGTAGAGAAAGAGCAGATTCTCAAAAACCTACACGAGACGGAAGCCAGTCGACCTCAGGGCTTGAGCAACTTCGGTATTCTGACCAAAAGATTACAGGAGCTTTTCAGTCCTAAACTTCGGATCGTACTTACCGTTGCTCTGGTGATCGGTATCATTCAGCAGGTGACCGGCGTAAATGCGATCTACTTTTATGCACCTTCTATTTTCGAGCAATCAGGAGTGGGCACCAATGCGGCCTTTGCCCAGGCGGTATTGCTGGGAGTGATCAATGTGATTTTCACTGTGGTGGCGATGGGTACCATCGATCGATTTGGTCGAAAGCCCTTGTTACTGGTTGGCCTTGCGGGAGTTATACTGAGCATGGGTATCACGGCTTATGGTTTCGGGAAAGCAACTTATACTTTGTCTGAGGAGGCAGGCAGATCCATGAATATCACAGCTCCACAAATTACTGCGATATACGGACAGACTTTTGATAGTGACGTGAAATTCAAACGGGTGTTGAAGGAAGGCCTGGGGAATGTGAGATATGCGGAGCTGGAGGCACAATTGATCCAGCAATCAATCTCCGTCAATTCGAAATTGGTATTGTTCGGTATTCTGCTATTTGTAGCATCCTTCGCGACCTCTTTAGGTCCGGTCATGTGGGTGTTGCTTTCAGAGATATTCCCGAACAGCATTCGAGGAGTGGCCATTGCGGTCATTGGTTTCGTAAATTCCTTGTCTAGTACCCTCGTACAGTTCTTTTTCAAATGGGAACTTGCCAATCTTGGGAATGCCATTACCTTTTTGATCTTTGGAGTATTTGGCCTGATCGGTTTCCTGATCATGTGGAGGATGCTCCCTGAAACAAAAGGGAAGACCTTGGAGCAGCTGGAAGAAGAGTTGTTGCAATAG
- a CDS encoding asparagine synthetase B, protein MMRKILAVVFIAFAISSHASYILIPMDDEQTNHLKAYGIAYWTLEKDVPVDWLLNYRGGSFMVKQATLIENELIIRNVSYMVISDAQANQILNEIASPSSNMDVMKLEKFPKVAVYSPKSKQPWDDAVTLVLTYAEIPYDVIFDDEVMYNELPKYDWLHLHHEDFTGQYGRFYRNYRHLPWYQQQKREYEESARKHGFSKVSHLKLGIVQRIRNYVASGGFLFAMCSATDTYDIALAAEGVDICEVMFDGDPADPRAQQKLDYDKTMAFKDFTLERDPYEYEFSNIDNPPHIRGLEEDNDYFLLFEFSAKWDPVPTMLTQNHTQIIKGFMGQTTGFKKDLIKGDVLLMGETKSIGEAKYIHGIFGKGFWTFYGGHDPEDYQHFVNEEPTDLNLHPNSPGYRLILNNILFPAAKKKKQKT, encoded by the coding sequence ATGATGAGAAAGATATTAGCAGTTGTATTCATAGCCTTCGCCATAAGTTCGCACGCATCGTACATCCTAATCCCCATGGATGATGAACAAACCAATCACCTTAAAGCATACGGAATTGCGTACTGGACGTTGGAAAAAGATGTACCTGTTGATTGGTTATTGAATTATCGAGGCGGCAGTTTCATGGTCAAACAAGCTACTTTGATCGAGAATGAACTGATTATCAGGAATGTATCGTACATGGTCATTTCTGATGCACAAGCCAATCAAATTTTAAATGAGATCGCCAGCCCATCCTCCAATATGGATGTAATGAAGCTGGAGAAGTTTCCAAAAGTTGCCGTCTACTCTCCTAAGAGCAAGCAACCCTGGGATGATGCCGTGACCCTGGTACTTACCTATGCTGAGATCCCTTATGATGTCATTTTTGATGACGAGGTGATGTACAATGAACTACCCAAATACGATTGGCTGCATTTGCATCACGAGGACTTTACCGGTCAATATGGACGTTTCTATCGCAATTATCGCCACTTGCCGTGGTACCAGCAACAAAAGCGCGAGTACGAAGAATCCGCTCGGAAACACGGATTCAGCAAAGTATCACACCTGAAGTTGGGGATCGTTCAGCGGATCAGAAACTACGTGGCCAGTGGAGGATTCCTATTTGCGATGTGCTCAGCTACTGATACGTACGACATAGCTCTTGCTGCAGAAGGCGTAGACATTTGTGAAGTCATGTTCGATGGCGATCCTGCAGATCCAAGAGCACAGCAGAAACTGGATTATGACAAGACGATGGCATTCAAAGATTTCACACTGGAGAGAGATCCTTATGAGTATGAGTTTTCTAACATCGATAATCCTCCACATATACGAGGATTGGAAGAGGACAATGATTACTTCTTGCTGTTCGAATTCTCCGCTAAGTGGGACCCAGTTCCGACCATGTTGACCCAGAACCACACCCAAATCATCAAGGGATTCATGGGCCAGACTACCGGGTTTAAAAAGGACTTGATCAAAGGAGATGTATTGTTGATGGGAGAAACCAAAAGCATTGGAGAAGCCAAATACATCCATGGCATTTTCGGAAAAGGATTCTGGACATTTTATGGTGGGCACGATCCTGAAGATTATCAGCACTTCGTTAATGAGGAACCTACGGATTTGAACTTACACCCTAATTCTCCTGGATATCGATTGATCTTAAATAACATCCTGTTCCCGGCAGCGAAGAAGAAGAAACAGAAGACTTAA
- a CDS encoding ABC transporter permease yields the protein MDILENVKEGLKSINANKLRTILTALIIAFGITSLVGSLTVVDGIQASINDSFSNLGSNTFDIERKRVDEGSRGGKAAKVYPPIKYSELKLFKEKYDGPGTVSLNTWVTGIAEVKRGSKVSNPNLLIRGGDADFLVVDGYDIKEGRNFSLPEADNGAFVCIVGAQVLDALFEENESPVGKKLVTQGVKFKIIGTLAEQGGVSGNSSVDRTIMVPIETARRLAKNRTLRYEATVSLDDQTQMDYAVGVATGVMRGIRGDRIGEEDSFDIPVSRSLAERLGEITGYLRAAGFGIGFITLLGASIALMNIMLVSVTERTREIGVRKALGATPLKIRQQFIIEAIVICQLGGVGGILFGLGVGNLLATTVFNSPFVVPWGWIFFGLVVGSLVGLFSGYFPAHKASRLDPIESLRFE from the coding sequence ATGGATATACTGGAAAACGTAAAAGAAGGACTAAAATCTATCAATGCCAATAAACTCCGTACAATTCTTACGGCGTTGATCATCGCATTTGGGATCACATCACTGGTGGGTAGTCTCACCGTAGTGGATGGTATTCAGGCTTCGATCAATGACAGTTTTTCCAACCTTGGTTCCAACACATTCGATATCGAGCGCAAACGCGTTGATGAAGGAAGTAGGGGTGGAAAGGCCGCGAAAGTATATCCACCGATTAAATATAGCGAGCTCAAGCTCTTCAAAGAAAAATACGACGGACCAGGGACGGTGAGCCTGAATACCTGGGTGACGGGTATTGCAGAGGTGAAACGAGGGTCGAAGGTTTCTAATCCCAACTTACTGATCAGAGGTGGTGATGCGGATTTTCTGGTAGTAGATGGATACGACATTAAGGAAGGTAGGAATTTCTCTTTACCCGAAGCTGATAATGGTGCATTTGTATGCATCGTGGGTGCCCAGGTATTGGATGCATTATTTGAAGAAAACGAAAGCCCCGTTGGAAAGAAATTAGTGACTCAGGGCGTCAAGTTTAAAATCATCGGAACATTGGCCGAACAAGGTGGTGTAAGTGGCAATAGCTCTGTCGATCGAACGATCATGGTGCCCATAGAAACGGCCAGGAGATTGGCCAAAAACAGGACGTTAAGATACGAAGCGACCGTATCGTTGGATGATCAAACACAGATGGACTATGCAGTAGGTGTAGCGACTGGCGTGATGCGAGGTATTCGTGGCGATAGGATAGGAGAAGAAGATTCGTTTGATATTCCCGTTAGTCGTTCTTTGGCCGAAAGATTAGGAGAAATTACCGGTTATTTGAGAGCCGCTGGATTTGGTATAGGGTTCATTACGCTTTTAGGGGCATCTATCGCCTTGATGAACATCATGTTGGTATCCGTAACGGAAAGAACACGTGAGATAGGCGTAAGAAAAGCACTTGGGGCCACGCCCTTGAAGATCCGTCAGCAATTCATCATAGAAGCCATCGTGATCTGTCAGCTTGGTGGAGTAGGAGGTATCCTCTTTGGTCTCGGAGTTGGCAACTTGTTAGCCACCACCGTCTTCAATTCACCATTTGTGGTTCCCTGGGGCTGGATATTCTTTGGACTTGTGGTCGGCTCATTAGTAGGATTATTTTCTGGTTATTTCCCAGCACACAAAGCATCAAGGTTGGATCCGATAGAGTCTTTACGATTCGAGTGA
- a CDS encoding DNA topoisomerase IV subunit B, which produces MATPSVQYTEDSIKSLDWKEHIRLRPGMYIGKLGDGSSPDDGIYVLVKEIIDNSIDEHMMGFGKTIEIKVTDHRVTVRDYGRGIPLGKVIDCVSKINTGGKYDSGAFQKSVGLNGVGTKAVNALSNYFKVQSFRDGQTKLAEFERGEVKVDAKVTKTEDRNGTMMIFEPDGTVFKNFHFIPEYLENLIWNYAYLNAGLTIKLNGKKFYSENGLLDLLKRKTDEEALRYPIIHLKGDDIEMAMSHANQYGEEYYSFVNGQNTTQGGTHLAAFREALVKTIRDFYGKNFDASDVRASIVGAIAVRVQEPVFESQTKTKLGSINVAPEGATMRTFVNDFIKTKLDNYLHRNKEAADALLKRIQQSERERKEIAGIKKLANDRAKKANLHNKKLRDCRIHFNDKKGKEDKREETMVFITEGDSASGSITKSRDVQTQAVFSLRGKPFNCFGHTKKVVYENEEFNLLQHALNIEDGLDGLRYRKIVIATDADVDGMHIRLLLLTYFLQFFPELVRNNHVFILETPLFRVRNKKETIYCYSEEERRAAIAKLGAKPEITRFKGLGEISPDEFAGFIGEDVRLEPVILQKETKIQDLLRFYMGKNTPDRQQFIIDKLRVEKDLVEGEAA; this is translated from the coding sequence ATGGCTACACCGTCCGTTCAGTATACTGAAGACAGTATTAAATCCCTTGATTGGAAGGAACATATTCGGCTTCGGCCAGGTATGTACATCGGTAAATTGGGAGATGGTTCTTCTCCTGATGATGGTATCTATGTTCTGGTGAAGGAGATCATCGATAACAGTATTGATGAGCATATGATGGGATTTGGAAAGACCATCGAGATCAAAGTAACCGATCATCGGGTAACCGTCCGCGATTATGGAAGGGGCATTCCTTTGGGAAAAGTCATCGACTGTGTATCTAAGATTAATACTGGTGGTAAGTATGATTCGGGTGCCTTCCAAAAGTCCGTGGGGCTGAATGGTGTGGGTACCAAAGCAGTGAATGCCCTTTCGAATTATTTCAAAGTACAGAGTTTCCGGGATGGACAAACGAAGCTTGCCGAATTTGAGCGAGGAGAAGTAAAAGTAGATGCCAAGGTGACCAAAACAGAAGATCGGAATGGAACCATGATGATCTTCGAACCGGATGGAACGGTCTTTAAAAACTTCCACTTCATTCCGGAGTATCTGGAGAACCTGATCTGGAACTACGCTTACCTGAATGCGGGTTTGACCATCAAGCTGAACGGGAAGAAATTCTATTCAGAAAATGGGCTGCTGGACTTGCTGAAAAGAAAAACAGACGAAGAAGCTTTACGATATCCGATCATCCACCTGAAAGGTGATGATATTGAAATGGCCATGAGCCACGCCAATCAATATGGTGAAGAGTATTACTCATTTGTCAACGGACAGAACACCACACAAGGGGGGACGCACCTGGCGGCTTTTCGGGAAGCATTGGTGAAAACCATCCGTGACTTTTATGGAAAGAATTTTGATGCCTCGGACGTAAGGGCTTCAATTGTAGGAGCCATTGCCGTTCGAGTGCAAGAACCTGTATTTGAGTCACAAACCAAAACCAAACTGGGATCTATCAATGTCGCCCCGGAAGGAGCAACAATGAGAACCTTTGTCAATGATTTTATCAAGACGAAACTTGATAACTACTTGCACAGAAATAAGGAAGCCGCAGATGCCTTATTAAAGCGAATCCAACAATCAGAGCGTGAACGCAAGGAAATCGCTGGCATTAAGAAATTGGCCAATGATCGGGCGAAGAAGGCTAACTTGCATAACAAGAAGCTAAGAGATTGTCGCATTCACTTCAATGACAAGAAAGGTAAGGAAGACAAACGGGAGGAGACCATGGTGTTCATCACTGAAGGTGATTCTGCCAGCGGATCCATCACCAAGTCCAGAGATGTACAAACACAGGCAGTATTTAGCTTGAGAGGCAAGCCGTTTAATTGTTTTGGACACACCAAGAAGGTCGTATATGAGAATGAAGAGTTCAATCTCTTGCAACATGCCCTCAACATCGAGGACGGATTAGATGGCTTGCGCTATCGTAAGATCGTGATTGCAACTGATGCCGATGTGGATGGCATGCACATCCGGTTGTTGCTGTTGACTTATTTCTTGCAGTTTTTTCCGGAGCTGGTTCGGAATAACCATGTCTTCATTTTAGAAACCCCGTTATTCCGGGTGCGGAATAAGAAAGAGACTATCTACTGCTATTCAGAGGAAGAGAGACGAGCTGCCATTGCCAAGTTGGGAGCTAAGCCTGAGATCACTCGTTTCAAAGGATTAGGAGAGATTTCCCCGGACGAATTTGCAGGATTCATAGGAGAAGATGTCCGACTAGAGCCAGTCATCCTGCAGAAGGAAACCAAGATTCAGGATCTGTTGCGATTCTACATGGGCAAAAACACACCGGACAGGCAACAATTTATCATTGATAAGCTGCGAGTAGAAAAAGACCTGGTAGAAGGGGAAGCCGCGTAA
- a CDS encoding DNA gyrase/topoisomerase IV subunit A produces MGEEHQDEQELHDVVPISGMYENWFLDYASYVILERAVPAINDGLKPVQRRILHAMKEMDDGRYNKVANIIGSTMQYHPHGDASIGDAIVNLGQKDLLIDMQGNWGDVRTGDSAAAPRYIEARLSKFALEVLFNAQTTEWQLSYDGRKKEPVTFPVKFPLLLAQGVEGIAVGLSTKMLPHNFCEILKGAIDILKGKKVKLYPDFLTGGKIDVSDYNDGKRGGKVRVRAVIEELDKNTLVIKEIPYGTTTSSLIDSIVKANDKGKIKIKQVVDNTAKDIEIQIKLASGTSPDITMDALYAFTDCEVSISPNACVIVDDKPQFLTVYEILKHSVDQTVDLLRQELEIKKSELQEKILFSSLEKIFIENRIYRDIEECETWEAVLETIDQGLEPWKPQFYREIVQDDIIRLTEIKIKRISKFDSFKADELMKKLQEDLEETQHHLDNLIDYSIAYYQNLLDKYGKGKERKTEITNFDTIAATVVAANNAKLYVNRKDGFIGYGLKKDEFVSDCSDIDDIIVFRKDGICMVTRIQDKVFVGKNIEHVGVFKKGDERMVYNLVYLDGASGRSMIKRFNVMAVTRDKEYDLTKGGKGSKLLYFSANPNGEAETITVYLTAASSARKKIFDFDFADLDIKGRGAGGNILSRYPVRKVQFKAAGVSTLGGLDIWYDETIGRLNSDERGKYLGNFKAEDVVLVFYKDGNYEITSFELTNHYEQNQVLNLMKFDPQAPISAIHYDGNNKTFYLKRFLIETATVNKKFLFISDAKSSKLLYATNTAEPKVEATYRVKNKHEKQEYELAELIEVKGWRALGNKFPVQGLVKVEDRTPEPPKEKEKPVDLESLKNTVKDEVEEEDNQMDLFGGGKKEE; encoded by the coding sequence ATGGGAGAAGAACACCAAGACGAACAAGAATTACACGATGTAGTGCCTATTTCGGGCATGTACGAAAACTGGTTCCTAGATTATGCCTCCTACGTAATCCTGGAACGAGCCGTACCGGCAATCAATGATGGATTGAAGCCAGTACAGCGACGTATTCTACATGCCATGAAAGAAATGGATGATGGTCGCTACAACAAGGTGGCCAACATCATCGGAAGCACGATGCAGTACCACCCTCATGGAGATGCTTCTATCGGGGATGCCATTGTCAATCTAGGTCAAAAAGACCTGCTCATTGATATGCAGGGTAATTGGGGGGATGTGCGAACAGGTGACAGTGCCGCCGCACCCCGATACATCGAGGCTCGGTTATCGAAGTTCGCGCTGGAAGTGCTTTTCAATGCACAAACCACGGAATGGCAACTTTCCTATGATGGAAGAAAGAAAGAGCCGGTCACTTTTCCCGTTAAATTTCCATTGCTTCTGGCACAGGGAGTAGAAGGGATTGCCGTAGGCTTGTCGACCAAGATGTTGCCTCATAATTTCTGTGAGATTCTGAAAGGAGCCATCGATATCCTGAAAGGCAAAAAAGTAAAGCTGTATCCAGACTTCCTTACGGGTGGCAAGATTGATGTTTCCGACTACAATGATGGCAAAAGAGGAGGAAAGGTTCGTGTAAGAGCAGTCATTGAGGAGCTGGATAAAAACACCCTTGTCATCAAAGAAATCCCGTATGGAACGACGACCAGTTCTCTGATCGATTCCATTGTCAAAGCGAACGATAAAGGGAAGATCAAGATCAAGCAAGTAGTAGATAATACTGCGAAAGACATTGAGATCCAGATCAAACTGGCTTCTGGTACCTCTCCCGACATCACCATGGATGCGCTGTATGCTTTTACGGATTGTGAAGTGTCCATTTCACCCAATGCTTGTGTGATCGTCGATGATAAGCCTCAATTCCTGACCGTCTACGAGATTTTAAAGCATTCTGTTGATCAGACAGTAGACCTGTTACGACAGGAACTCGAAATAAAAAAGAGTGAACTTCAAGAAAAGATTCTTTTCTCCTCATTGGAGAAGATATTCATCGAAAACAGGATCTATCGAGACATAGAAGAATGCGAGACGTGGGAAGCGGTTCTCGAGACCATTGATCAAGGATTAGAACCCTGGAAACCACAGTTCTATCGTGAGATTGTTCAGGATGATATCATCCGATTGACCGAGATTAAGATCAAACGGATCTCCAAATTCGACTCATTCAAGGCGGACGAGCTGATGAAGAAGTTGCAAGAGGATTTGGAAGAAACGCAGCACCACCTCGATAACCTGATCGATTACTCTATTGCTTACTACCAAAACTTGTTGGATAAGTATGGTAAAGGGAAGGAGCGTAAAACGGAGATTACCAACTTCGATACCATCGCAGCAACCGTCGTAGCGGCAAACAATGCCAAGCTGTATGTCAATCGAAAAGATGGCTTCATTGGATATGGTTTGAAGAAAGATGAATTTGTCTCCGATTGTTCAGACATAGATGACATCATTGTCTTCCGTAAGGATGGTATTTGTATGGTTACCCGAATACAAGACAAGGTCTTTGTGGGTAAGAACATCGAACATGTGGGCGTCTTCAAGAAGGGAGACGAACGGATGGTCTACAATCTGGTTTATTTAGACGGAGCGTCTGGCCGATCAATGATCAAGCGGTTCAATGTAATGGCTGTCACCAGAGACAAAGAATACGACCTGACCAAAGGAGGTAAGGGATCTAAACTGCTGTATTTCTCCGCTAACCCAAACGGTGAAGCTGAAACCATTACCGTTTATTTGACAGCTGCTAGTTCTGCCCGCAAAAAGATCTTTGATTTTGATTTTGCGGATTTGGACATCAAAGGTCGTGGAGCTGGTGGAAATATCCTTTCCAGATACCCAGTCAGAAAAGTGCAATTCAAGGCAGCAGGTGTTTCAACCCTTGGGGGCCTGGATATCTGGTATGATGAGACAATTGGCAGGTTGAACTCTGACGAAAGGGGTAAATACCTGGGTAACTTCAAAGCAGAAGATGTTGTGCTGGTTTTCTATAAAGACGGAAACTACGAGATCACCAGTTTTGAATTGACCAATCACTATGAACAAAATCAGGTACTGAATCTGATGAAGTTTGATCCGCAAGCTCCAATCTCGGCGATCCACTATGATGGAAACAATAAGACTTTTTATCTGAAGCGATTCCTGATAGAGACAGCAACAGTTAATAAAAAATTCCTATTCATTTCCGATGCCAAGAGCAGTAAGCTGTTGTATGCCACTAATACCGCAGAACCTAAGGTGGAAGCAACTTATCGTGTGAAGAATAAACACGAAAAGCAAGAATATGAATTGGCAGAACTGATCGAAGTGAAGGGCTGGAGAGCACTAGGGAATAAATTCCCGGTACAGGGATTGGTAAAGGTGGAAGATCGTACTCCTGAACCTCCTAAGGAAAAAGAAAAGCCAGTCGATTTGGAATCACTCAAGAATACCGTCAAAGATGAAGTAGAAGAAGAGGATAACCAAATGGACCTTTTCGGAGGCGGTAAGAAAGAGGAATAA